From one Flavobacterium sp. N502536 genomic stretch:
- a CDS encoding glycoside hydrolase family 3 N-terminal domain-containing protein: MKKITTFTLLLLSFVAAAQQETVDQKVNALLKKMTLEEKIGQLNQYTGDNAATGPITINANKQAEIKAGLIGSMLNVVGTTYTRQYQELAMQSRLKIPLLFGQDVIHGYKTTFPIPLAEAASWDLPAIELAARVAATEASASGIHWTFAPMVDIARDPRWGRVMEGAGEDTYLGSKIAYARVKGFQGNKLGDLNSVMACVKHFAAYGAAVGGRDYNSVDMSERMLLETYLPPFKAALDAGAATFMNSFNDLNGIPATANVHLQRDLLKGKWNFQGFVVSDWGSIGEMVAHGYSKDLKAAALAAITAGSDMDMESNAYRYHLAELVKEGKVSVDLIDDAVKRILRKKFELGLFEDPYRYSDSKRADKALSNPENRKAALEVAQKSIVLLKNDNETLPLSKNVKTIAFIGPMVKEYKANMGFWSVELPEVDYDKWVVSQWDGLQKKVGKNTKLLYAKGCEVDGDNKDGFAEAVATAKQADVVILSIGERRDMSGEAKSRSDLHLPGVQEDLVKAIQATGKPVVVLVNAGRPLIFNWTADNVPAIVYTWWLGTEAGNAIVNVLFGDYNPSGKLPMTFPREVGQIPIYYNHFSTGRPAKDEDAKNYVSAYIDLKNSPKFPFGYGLSYTKFNYTDLKLSSTKMTGNETIKVSFQLSNVGKVAGEEVVQLYLKDKFGSVVRPVLELRDFQKVKLNAGESKTIEFTIDKEKLSFYTSKLEWTAEPGDFEVLIGTSSADLKLKANFELL, translated from the coding sequence ATGAAAAAAATAACCACATTCACTTTACTGCTGCTGTCGTTTGTTGCGGCAGCCCAACAAGAAACAGTAGATCAAAAGGTAAATGCGCTATTGAAAAAAATGACCCTTGAGGAAAAAATTGGTCAGCTCAATCAATACACAGGCGACAACGCAGCAACGGGGCCCATTACCATAAACGCAAATAAACAGGCCGAAATAAAGGCCGGACTTATCGGTTCGATGTTAAACGTGGTGGGAACAACCTATACCAGACAGTATCAGGAATTGGCGATGCAGTCTCGTTTAAAAATTCCATTGTTATTTGGTCAGGACGTCATTCACGGTTACAAAACTACCTTTCCAATTCCGTTAGCCGAAGCGGCCAGCTGGGATTTACCAGCAATCGAACTGGCGGCCAGAGTGGCAGCGACAGAAGCTTCAGCAAGCGGGATTCACTGGACCTTTGCACCAATGGTCGACATTGCCCGTGACCCGCGTTGGGGACGCGTAATGGAAGGCGCCGGAGAAGATACCTATCTGGGATCTAAAATAGCCTATGCCAGAGTAAAAGGTTTTCAGGGCAATAAACTGGGAGATCTGAACTCGGTTATGGCTTGCGTAAAACACTTTGCAGCCTATGGTGCAGCGGTGGGCGGAAGAGATTACAACTCGGTAGACATGAGCGAACGAATGCTTCTGGAAACCTATTTGCCTCCTTTCAAAGCCGCTCTTGATGCCGGGGCAGCCACTTTTATGAACTCCTTTAATGACTTAAACGGAATTCCGGCCACAGCAAATGTACATTTACAGCGTGACCTCTTAAAAGGAAAATGGAACTTTCAGGGATTCGTAGTATCCGACTGGGGATCGATAGGCGAAATGGTCGCACACGGTTACTCCAAAGATCTGAAAGCTGCCGCACTTGCCGCCATTACAGCAGGAAGCGATATGGATATGGAAAGTAATGCCTACCGCTATCATTTGGCAGAATTGGTTAAAGAAGGTAAAGTGTCTGTCGATTTGATTGATGACGCCGTAAAACGTATTTTACGCAAGAAATTCGAATTGGGTTTATTTGAGGATCCGTACCGCTATTCCGATTCCAAAAGAGCAGACAAAGCTTTAAGCAATCCTGAAAACAGAAAAGCAGCGCTGGAAGTAGCTCAAAAAAGTATCGTGTTATTAAAGAACGATAACGAAACATTACCCCTTTCAAAAAACGTAAAAACAATTGCCTTCATAGGTCCGATGGTTAAAGAATACAAAGCCAATATGGGATTTTGGTCGGTTGAATTACCGGAAGTGGATTATGACAAATGGGTGGTTTCGCAATGGGACGGTTTGCAAAAGAAAGTAGGCAAAAACACCAAATTGCTCTATGCCAAAGGATGTGAAGTAGACGGAGACAACAAAGACGGTTTTGCCGAAGCAGTGGCAACAGCTAAACAAGCCGATGTTGTTATTTTGAGTATCGGAGAACGACGTGATATGAGCGGTGAGGCCAAAAGCCGAAGCGATCTTCATTTGCCGGGGGTACAGGAAGACTTAGTAAAAGCCATTCAGGCAACCGGAAAACCGGTAGTTGTTTTGGTAAATGCAGGGCGTCCTCTTATTTTCAACTGGACAGCCGATAATGTTCCGGCCATTGTGTACACCTGGTGGTTGGGAACCGAAGCCGGAAACGCCATCGTAAATGTGTTATTTGGAGACTACAATCCGTCCGGAAAATTGCCTATGACTTTTCCGAGAGAAGTAGGGCAGATTCCGATTTACTACAATCATTTCAGTACCGGAAGACCCGCTAAAGACGAAGATGCCAAAAACTATGTATCAGCTTATATCGATCTGAAAAACTCTCCTAAATTTCCTTTTGGATATGGGTTGAGTTATACAAAATTCAATTATACCGATCTGAAATTGTCTTCGACTAAAATGACCGGCAACGAAACCATCAAAGTTTCTTTTCAATTGTCCAATGTTGGAAAAGTAGCCGGAGAAGAAGTCGTACAATTGTACTTAAAAGATAAATTTGGATCTGTAGTTCGTCCGGTTTTGGAATTGAGAGATTTCCAAAAAGTAAAACTAAATGCCGGAGAATCCAAAACAATCGAATTTACAATCGACAAAGAGAAACTGTCTTTCTACACTAGCAAATTAGAATGGACCGCAGAACCCGGAGATTTTGAAGTACTGATTGGCACCTCATCAGCTGATCTTAAACTAAAAGCAAATTTTGAATTGCTTTAG
- a CDS encoding endonuclease/exonuclease/phosphatase family protein: protein MKKTNTITLVLLLLLVNGSFYGQNVKLMTYNIRLDVASDGENAWPNRKDYFNSQIRFYSPDIFGIQEALPNQVADITSAFKDYNQFGIGREEKGTGEACTIYYKKDRFQVQHSNTFWLSETPTVVSRGWDAACNRVCTYGLFKDLKTKKEFWVFNLHLDHMGEVARVKGVELVLSKIKEINTKNHPVFLMGDFNSEPDTKQIKEIKKVMEDTQEVSKEKPFGPSGTFNNFKHNEAVTLLLDYIFISKNSGLKIQKHAVLSDSRDLKYPSDHLPVLIEID from the coding sequence ATGAAAAAGACAAACACAATTACTCTCGTACTGCTTCTGCTTTTAGTTAATGGCTCATTTTATGGCCAGAATGTAAAATTGATGACCTATAATATTCGTTTGGATGTTGCTTCTGATGGAGAAAACGCCTGGCCTAACCGGAAAGATTATTTTAATTCTCAAATCAGATTTTACAGTCCGGATATTTTTGGAATTCAGGAAGCGCTGCCCAATCAGGTGGCCGATATAACTTCCGCTTTTAAGGATTACAACCAATTTGGAATAGGAAGAGAGGAGAAAGGCACAGGAGAAGCCTGCACGATTTACTATAAAAAAGATCGTTTTCAGGTACAGCACAGCAACACCTTCTGGTTGTCGGAAACACCAACTGTGGTTTCAAGAGGCTGGGATGCTGCCTGTAACAGGGTTTGTACCTATGGATTGTTTAAAGATTTAAAAACGAAAAAAGAGTTTTGGGTTTTCAACCTGCACCTTGATCATATGGGCGAGGTGGCCCGTGTAAAAGGAGTAGAGCTGGTACTGTCTAAAATAAAAGAAATAAATACTAAAAATCATCCGGTGTTTTTAATGGGAGATTTTAACTCAGAACCGGATACCAAACAAATTAAAGAGATCAAAAAAGTGATGGAGGATACACAAGAGGTTTCGAAAGAAAAACCTTTTGGCCCTTCCGGTACCTTTAATAATTTCAAGCACAATGAAGCTGTAACCTTATTGCTGGATTATATTTTTATCTCTAAAAACAGCGGATTAAAAATTCAAAAACACGCAGTCTTAAGTGACTCCAGGGATTTAAAATATCCGTCGGATCACTTGCCTGTCTTAATAGAAATAGATTAA
- a CDS encoding cellulase family glycosylhydrolase — MKKIIIAVQLLLSATVFGQGFLHRDGQKIVDGNGKNIVLRGLGLGGWMVQEGYMLQTQPFASPQYVIKQKIQEVIGEQGTKEFYAAYKANGITKRDIDSLAAWGFNSIRLPMHYNLYTPSIQEEKNGEITWIEEGFTMTDNLLKWCAENKIYLILDLHAAPGGQGNDAAISDYDTTKPSLWESEANQKKMIALWKKLASRYRDNPWIGAYDIINEPNWNFTGTNKNGCDENSNGPLRDLMVRVTKAIREVDTNHLIFIEGNCWGNNYNGIFPLWDENMALSFHKYWNYNTKASIQKMFDYRTQYNVPIWLGESGENSNVWFKDVLTLVESNNIGWAFWPMKKIENIAGVTSVTKIPEYDVLLKYWKEGGSKPTADFAKKTLMKMADNYKMERVTVKPDVIDAMFRQVQTNDTKPYKKHVIPGKIAATQYDLGTNGYAYSDTDFINYRVETGKFEEWNKGNTMRNDGVDILPCKDAGSNGYQVSFIEDGEWLQFTAQVAKPKTYKVAIRYSGENAEGKLYLETQDGKKSEVLTLPATGGKDKWKTVVLSGVTLNAGTQKIKVVFEKGGFNLNYLDFSEQKK; from the coding sequence ATGAAAAAAATAATTATAGCAGTACAGTTGCTGCTTTCGGCTACAGTTTTTGGACAGGGATTTTTGCACAGAGACGGGCAGAAAATTGTGGACGGAAATGGAAAAAACATCGTCTTAAGAGGATTAGGTTTAGGCGGCTGGATGGTGCAGGAAGGTTATATGTTACAAACGCAGCCTTTCGCAAGTCCTCAATATGTCATCAAACAAAAAATTCAGGAGGTTATTGGAGAACAGGGCACAAAAGAGTTTTATGCAGCCTATAAAGCCAATGGAATCACAAAACGCGATATCGATTCTTTAGCAGCCTGGGGCTTCAATTCGATTCGTTTGCCGATGCACTATAATTTGTATACCCCATCCATTCAGGAAGAAAAAAATGGAGAAATTACCTGGATCGAAGAGGGATTTACCATGACCGACAATTTATTAAAGTGGTGTGCCGAAAATAAAATATACCTTATTCTCGACCTGCACGCTGCTCCCGGAGGACAGGGGAATGATGCTGCAATTTCAGATTATGACACTACCAAACCTTCCTTATGGGAGAGTGAAGCCAATCAGAAAAAAATGATTGCCCTCTGGAAAAAACTGGCGTCACGCTACAGAGACAACCCGTGGATAGGGGCTTACGACATTATCAATGAACCCAACTGGAATTTTACCGGAACAAACAAAAATGGTTGCGACGAAAACTCCAACGGCCCTTTAAGAGATTTGATGGTTCGGGTTACAAAAGCCATTCGGGAAGTTGATACCAACCATTTAATTTTTATTGAAGGAAATTGTTGGGGGAATAATTACAACGGAATTTTTCCTTTGTGGGATGAGAATATGGCTTTGAGTTTTCATAAATACTGGAACTATAATACCAAAGCGTCGATTCAGAAAATGTTCGATTACCGAACGCAATACAATGTGCCGATCTGGCTTGGAGAAAGCGGTGAAAACTCGAATGTCTGGTTCAAGGATGTATTGACATTGGTAGAAAGCAACAACATCGGATGGGCGTTCTGGCCTATGAAAAAAATCGAAAACATAGCAGGAGTTACTTCTGTAACCAAGATTCCGGAATACGATGTATTATTAAAGTACTGGAAAGAAGGCGGTTCGAAACCAACTGCCGATTTTGCGAAAAAGACTTTAATGAAAATGGCCGATAATTATAAAATGGAAAGGGTAACCGTAAAACCGGATGTGATTGACGCCATGTTCAGACAGGTACAAACCAACGACACCAAACCCTATAAAAAACACGTAATTCCGGGGAAAATTGCAGCAACGCAATACGATTTAGGAACCAATGGATATGCTTATTCCGATACAGATTTTATAAACTACAGAGTTGAAACCGGAAAATTTGAAGAGTGGAACAAAGGAAATACCATGCGAAATGATGGTGTAGACATTCTGCCCTGCAAAGATGCCGGTTCAAACGGATATCAGGTTTCCTTTATCGAAGACGGGGAGTGGTTGCAGTTTACTGCGCAGGTAGCGAAACCAAAAACATACAAAGTAGCGATTCGTTATTCGGGCGAAAATGCAGAGGGGAAACTATATCTCGAAACACAAGATGGAAAGAAATCTGAAGTGCTTACGTTGCCGGCCACGGGAGGAAAGGACAAATGGAAAACGGTTGTTTTATCGGGAGTGACACTAAACGCCGGAACACAAAAAATTAAAGTCGTTTTCGAAAAAGGAGGTTTCAACCTGAATTACTTAGATTTTTCAGAACAGAAAAAATAA
- a CDS encoding glycoside hydrolase family 30 protein has translation MKNINKKLQILLLLPLIAVQIKCGTSNNSAARSGKAEAWITTTNEVSKLQKQSDLVFKAETNSNPTILVDASQKFQTIEGFGFSLTGGSAQNILKLDKAKKEALLQELFSRKKDAIGLSYLRISIGASDLNERVFSYDDLPEGQTDLKLEHFDLGPDLKDVVPLLKEILAINPKLKIMGSPWSPPVWMKDNGSSKGGSLQPKYYQVYADYFVKYIQAMQAHGIVIDAITPQNEPLHPGNNPSMYMTALQQAEFIKTNLGPAFAKAKIKTKIVVYDHNCNKPEYPLTILNDPKALPFVAGSAFHLYEGDISALTTVHNAYPKKELYFTEQYTGSGSSFESDLKWSVKNVVIGSMRNWSVNALSWGLANNEKYEPFTPGGCSTCKGALMIDKNQNIKREVGYYIIGHASKFVPEGSVRIASNLSGNLYNVAFKTPDGKTVLIVENDGANTETFNIKENQKQVTTSLDAGSVATYVW, from the coding sequence ATGAAAAACATCAACAAAAAACTTCAGATTTTACTCTTGCTGCCGCTCATCGCAGTTCAGATAAAATGTGGAACTTCAAACAACTCCGCTGCCCGGTCCGGAAAAGCCGAAGCCTGGATCACCACTACTAATGAAGTTTCAAAACTTCAAAAGCAAAGTGACTTGGTTTTTAAGGCTGAAACCAATTCGAATCCGACCATTTTGGTAGACGCTTCCCAAAAGTTTCAGACGATCGAAGGTTTTGGATTTTCGTTAACGGGGGGAAGTGCCCAAAACATTCTAAAACTCGATAAAGCCAAAAAAGAAGCACTACTTCAGGAATTGTTTTCCCGAAAAAAGGATGCTATTGGATTGAGTTATCTGCGAATTAGTATTGGCGCTTCTGATTTGAATGAAAGAGTTTTTTCGTATGATGATCTGCCCGAAGGGCAAACCGATTTAAAATTAGAGCACTTTGATCTTGGACCTGATTTAAAAGACGTGGTGCCGCTTTTAAAAGAGATTTTGGCCATAAACCCAAAGCTCAAAATTATGGGTTCGCCATGGTCGCCGCCTGTTTGGATGAAAGACAACGGAAGTTCGAAAGGCGGAAGTTTACAGCCCAAATACTATCAGGTTTATGCCGATTATTTTGTAAAATACATACAGGCAATGCAAGCGCACGGAATCGTTATTGATGCGATAACACCACAAAACGAGCCCCTGCATCCGGGAAACAATCCAAGTATGTACATGACGGCATTGCAGCAGGCAGAATTTATTAAAACCAATTTAGGCCCTGCTTTTGCAAAAGCTAAAATCAAAACCAAAATTGTGGTTTACGACCACAATTGCAACAAACCCGAATATCCTTTAACCATTCTGAATGATCCAAAAGCATTGCCTTTTGTGGCAGGTTCAGCCTTTCATTTGTATGAAGGAGACATTAGCGCTTTAACTACCGTTCATAACGCCTATCCGAAAAAAGAGTTGTATTTTACAGAACAATATACCGGATCGGGCAGCAGCTTTGAGTCTGATTTAAAATGGAGTGTGAAAAATGTGGTCATTGGTTCTATGCGCAATTGGAGCGTCAATGCACTTTCGTGGGGACTGGCCAATAACGAAAAATATGAACCCTTTACTCCGGGCGGATGTTCGACCTGCAAAGGAGCTTTGATGATCGATAAAAACCAGAACATTAAAAGAGAAGTAGGCTATTATATTATTGGGCATGCTTCCAAATTTGTTCCCGAAGGTTCTGTGAGGATTGCCAGCAACCTTAGCGGAAATTTGTATAATGTTGCCTTTAAAACACCAGACGGAAAAACCGTTTTAATTGTTGAAAACGATGGTGCAAACACAGAGACCTTCAATATAAAAGAGAATCAAAAACAAGTTACAACATCCTTGGACGCGGGTTCGGTAGCAACTTACGTATGGTAA